Below is a genomic region from Trichoderma asperellum chromosome 2, complete sequence.
TTCCACGGGTTGGAAGAGAAGGCGGGCGAGGAGGCTGCCGTAGTTGTTGGCCAGAGCATACACACCTTGGGCTTCGGGATTAGAGAAAAGCGATATCAGAAAAGTGTCACCCTGTGTAAGGAGGTGCTTCACTACACTTTGGGCCATCATGCTCCCCGCAAGATTGACCGTCGGCTTGTAGAAATACGACAGCAGAAAGACGACATTCTGGTTGGAAGCAAGTTGCCTGGGCAGAAGTGAGAATCCAGTCTTAAGCGCAAGGCGATATCCTGAGACCAGATACACGACCAGAAGCGAGATGCCGTATgaaagctggccaagggcaAAGGGAAGGACGCCGATGTCCAGGCCCTTCCGGGACGCCCAGACAGCAGATCCGAAGACCACGGTGCAACGAAGAAACGTGGCGATGGATTCAGCAGTTGCGCGGGTGCCGAACTGAAGACGCGTTTGCATCAGGACAAAGCAAGGCTCAGACATGAGCTCAACCATGGCAGCCACTCCGTACAGCCAGAGGGACTCAACAAGCCAGGGCGTCGCAAGCGTTTCGACCGAGGCAGACGCGAGGTACATCCATCCCAAGCCCACGCTGACGATGCTCCCCAGCCCTACGGCAAGATAGCCCAGATTCACCACTGCTTGTCCCTCTTggcgcgcagcagcagcagcagcagcagcatcgccagcctcGTCTTCATTGGTGCTTGCAGCCCCAGCAATGCCCTGGCGCTGGATGGCCACACGCAGGCTTTCGCGGGCGAAAAAGAGAACCGAGAGATAAAACACTTCTAGCTGCGTGGAAAGGGCCAGAAGAGGGGCGGTGAGAAagcgaagcagcagctggttggCGACGAAGGTGACGAGACGGGATGCGActtggaggatgatgagaagggAGGCGCCTTTGATGACGGACGGGCTGGGCTTTTTGGGCGGTGCCGATGGATCGTTGGTGGTGTGAGTCTTGCTATCTGGCCCATCTTTAGGGGCTTGAGTGCCCTCGTCGTTTGGAGGCGACATCATGAGCTCACGGATACGTGAGAAAGCGAAAGTGCACTGGCGACGATGCTGGGATTCAGCTGGAACATCACACGTGGAGCTTAGGTATGGAGGTTGCGCTGGCCCGTGCCTTGTCGGCTGCCGAAATTAGCGGTGCATATAGTGGGTTCAGTGGGTGGTTTTCTGTTTCGTAGGGCGGGTGGCTACTGATGTGCAGAACAGCATCTACCCTGGATATTATCCAATGGGCGCTCTGAGGAATGAGTCGGGCTTGATTGGAGTATGAGAGTTCAATGCCTGATAtcattttttatctttaaaaattgaTCGTAGTATAATGTAGTGTATCTATTACTAGTAAAATGCACAGGATCAGACCAATGTATTTTTCCATGATCTCGCTGCTAAATAGCTTGGTCAAGCGATATATATGGAACAAATTACTCCGTACGTGTACTTGGATATATAATTCTCCTCAGCTTCTCGAATCACAAGTCTCATGTCATTATACCAATTCTTTCGAGATTCAAAAAACAGGTAGTTCTACAGCTTGAGATTGCCATAGCTTCTAATAtctagtagcagtaattgAGAATTGGTCacacatgcatgtatgttTGAAAACATAGTATCAAAGGAGCATCTCCACCATTACCCACTTAGCACATGTTGCTATCAATGTAGCCAATAAAGACCTGCAGTGTTAGCCAATATGGCCTGGATTTGAACTAAGAAATGCTATTTGTTCATTGTTACCTTGAAAGGCAAGTCTATCATGTTTTTTTGAGACGCGCACGTAGGCTAGCTGCTCTCAATTTCGTAATCCATGGGTGTAAGTATTGTAAGTATGCATGTGAACACAAGCTACCTGGTAAGGAGATACCCACCGTTGTTATCTGCAAAGTAGCAGGTTTTCTTAGTCTCTATTGCGATGAGAGAATTTACGAATCTTGCAATGGGATTAATTGATATTTCACAGTAGATGCTTTTATGTCTTGAGTAGTGTCAACCAGAGAGAATGGTGCTTTCCATGCAGAGCGTGTATAAAAGGAATGAATATGTCTTTTTGCTCTGATCGGCAAACTGGGTAAAGTGGCATTGCTTTGCATGCAAAATCGATGCATCAAGTTATTGGCTACATTTAAAGCAACGCTATTTGGCTTCATTAGCCTCGTAACTTACATAAAGGCGCACTCTACGACCAACCATGTGCATCCTCTTGCTGTTGGAAACTCGAAAAGAGCAGTATACACAATGGACAAGCCTCTTTCAACACCTTGTGCTTCTCAAAAACTTGTTTCCGAgtttgacgatgacgacagtCGCTGGGAGGCCGTGAAATCGCGCAATGTAAAGGCAGATGGGCTCTTCGTTTACGCTGTGCGAAGCACTGGCGTATATTCCCGCCCTACCTGCAAGGCGCGCCTCGCGCATCGATTCAATACTGCCTTCTTCCGAACAAGCATTGAAGCCCAAAGCGCGGGATTCCGGCCATGTAAGCGCTGTCATCCTGATGATAGTGCTCACATGCTAGCAGATATTGCGGTGTCCAAGATTCGTGCGTTCATGAAGAAACGACCCCTCGGGACGATGATGGGAAAGGACGATACAATGACAATGTTGAGTTTAAGTCAAATGGCTCGGCAGGCTGGCCTATCCAAGTGGCATTTTCATCGCCAGTTTAAAAAGTGCTTTGGAGTGACACCGGTCGAATATCTAAGGATAGAGAGGAAAGCAGCGGGACTTGCGACTTCAGCAGAAGTCCAAGGCGAAAAGTCGTTGCTTGAATGTGGATCTCATATAAGAAATAGTAAGTTGGGATTCGTATCCTGTTTTAAAGGGCAAAATCGCCATTCATTCCAAGTGGAATTAGCAAAAATTGTTCTTTGGCGGCGCATACATGGGCTTACAAGCCATAGAGCCCGAGTGTTCAGATGGACTCGATGTAGCGACagagtaaaagtattattttaatacaCGATGCGATTCTTGCCGCTCACCGCAAAATTTAAATCTCGGGTTGAAGAGCAAAGCTGAGTGCTGGAGTGGGCAAAATGGGAGGTATTGACAAATCAGTATACATTATTGAAGAGAGGCATATAAGCACCATTGAAACCAACAATacagaaaataaatataatgaATAGCATTAATACGGCATTAATACCACATTTTCAAAGTTATTCTTGGTTCCAAGTATGACTGCAGTTCGTCATACCCAGTAAGATGTCCAATAAGACAACTGAGAGCGGCCAAGCTATCGCGGAGAAGCACAATGCCAATGTTTCTTCCCGAGTTTCGATATAAAAGGCACTATTACAAAGaattcatttcttttcttgagTTTCAAGTGACGCAATAATGATTCAATTATTCAACGAAACATGCTCAACTTGTGCAATTAGATGTCGAAACTCCTCCGAGGAAGTCTGCGACAAGCCGAAGTGTTACCATGTCtgttgtacatgtatatactcAAAACGCATTCCCCGCAACTTATTTTCATTTGGTGTCCCATAAACCTCCAATGAAGGGTGGAGAGTCTTGTATCCTACAGCTTAAGATCAGTCGCGTGACTCCGGCCTCGGAAACTCGTGAGGCAGTACTTCTCAGAAATCAAGCATGCTGAAATATCTCCACGTGTGAACATATATAAAGGCCTTTCCACGGcaccttctctctctattcttcattccttttttttatacccAAAACAATTATCTACCTTTGTCACTCTCGAAGATATCTAACTATACATCCTGCAGAAGATAATATTCCATCAAGCAGCCATGGCTACGGAATATACCATTAACGCTAGGAGTGCCGTTGCTGCTGTAGCTGCATCTAGTAAATCATTCCGGGTTTACTTCCAAGATACGAAGGACGGCATACGTGAAGGAGTCTTTCATGAAGGAAAGTAGACAGTTTCTGGCAAGGCCATATTTTATGCTAAACGACTCAATCCTCTTTCGGCTGTCAGCTGGGGCCGGGGTAACCAGATGAGCCTACTTTCTATCCTCCTACATTAGCTCAATCGTTGACACATGGTTGTAGGTTCGACTCTACAGCATATCTGCGCATGGATTACTTGAAGAGTGGTGCTACAGTAATGGAGGGCAATGGGCTCCAGGCTATCTTACCAAACAAAAGATCCAAACTGCTCAGAACTCTTCTGTAGCAGCTGTCAACTGGGACGGACCGAACATTCGTGTGTACTGCCAAGGTATGAATACAACAAAACGCTCGTTTATTAAGACATGGAGGCcagtctctttttttaatagttaaagcAGAGAAAGGTTCCAATGCTATCCAAGAATATTGTGTTGGTAATCCTTGGTAAAAAGGTGAACTCTTCCAGTCGCTGATCACGGATCCAATTGGCGGCCCTGTCGTGGAAACAGACTGGTGCCCCCCATATACGAGTTTATTACCAAACTCCAGATCTTCTCGTTCAGGAGCATTGCTATGACAACGGTTGGAGCAAGGGTAAGTGTGATTATTGTATCGTTTTCGTGGTTACGTATTAACGGCGAGATATTTTAGGCGGCTTCAACCCTGGTGCCGCATTGAAGAATACCGCTATAGCTGCCACTTCGTGGAATAACTCTGGAGTGCATCTCCATGTGTATTCACAAGATAGCTACGGGCTACTTAGAGGTTATAAATGGTCTGGATCGTGGGAGAAAACAGGGTTTGGTAGCTCTGTGCCAGTTGGTACACACATGGTGGCAGTAAATTGGGACGATGGGAAAATGGTTTGAGTCTACTACCAGTCTGATGATGGAATTATCTGGGAAGAGAGTGATGACGGTACAAAGAAGCAAATTGTGTAGACTCTTTAGTCTAGTATCGGTTAGTACGTCTAAAAATTGACCAGGAACAGTGCGAGCATAAAGAATGTACCGCGATTAAAGTCTCAATCAACGGAATAGCGCCTACTGTTACTATTCTACTACTGATGTTGCTATATGCAGATATTTAGAAAACTTTGGAGTAAAGAGTTTACATTCAACTAAATTGATCATACTATTCAATGATACCTCATTGATGGCTGGGTGTTTTCAAGGCGCTCTAGCATCGAGGTGTGTTGTACACGTTCTTTGTCTACCTGCCTGTACCTGCTTGGATCCGCTTCCTGGTTCTAGAAAAGAGAATTCACACAGGGGATGGCGGTAAAACTTATCCTCCTTTATAAATTACAGGGGAGTAGCTAAAGAGATGCCGTGAATGGTGATCTCGTGAGAtagagatgatgaagatctGTCGATCGATCTCGTTCCTCGCTTCACAAACGGAAGAGTCCGGTGGTACAATGCAGTGTCAGAAAACTTACTGCCGGCACTTTGCCGATCAGCGACCTCAAGATCATTAAACACGAGTGGGGAAAAGAGTTGCCGAAATACCATGCTGACGGAACATGTGAAATATCGGAGAATTTTTTCAAGGCTCGTGGACATTGGACCCAGATGAGCTAATGCAGAAGAGATCACGAATATTCCAGAAACCGGAAATGAAAGATATCCATACTGACGAGCACTCGGCTACCATCGCGACTTACATGCCGAAGCCAGGCTCGTAAAGTATCAGGGAAACATAATATTATCGGACACTTCCGATAGGAGCTGAAGCCATAGAACCCAGGAGCCTACCGAAATCCCTCATACCCCTATCCTTCATCAGCTCTATGAAGCGTCATGTCTCTTTCCCTCGGTAATTATTACAACATAGAATTGGAagtttgcttcttctcttagCCATCTCTAAACTCTAGAAAAACACGGAGCCCACATCCACGTAATTCCACGCATAATAGACAGCCTTACCCTTCTCATCATTGCCTCCATTGATTGACGGGGTGGCAAACAGCTGGGACAACGCCCAGATTGGTTCAGCTGCTCCAAGCAAACCTTTCTCAGGGCCCACAAACTTACTCACACATACTCTTACGCGAAAACCTCGTGCCTGACTCGTGCGTATGAATCAGTTTGCAGCTTATACTAGTTAAGCGTCTGCTGGCCACCACTCAAAACACACCCGTCTCTTTTTGGCTATAATTTAGTGATTTTTTAACAAGGCTAACTCACTCTGTATCCCCTATTCAACCCGAAGAATCAGGGGTGATCTCCATGGAGAAAACGTGGCTGTCCCAAATGGTGATCCAACGGGAACGCTCCCGGAGGTTCTCTAGTCACTTGTGGGGAGCTTAGAGAATAGCTAAATTAGCAGCTCACCTAGCACTACCACTTTGTCGGGTGAAATTGACCGGCCTGCCGGAATTGTGTCCTAGTTTACCGAGGGACCGCCGCTTGTTAAGTGCGAGCGACCCAGTGTAAATTCAGAAATTTTATACTGCTGCCTGTTGTGTGTATGGGGGCTGCGGGTACTGCTATTCCGGGGAATGGAAATGTGGCTGATCTAAGAAGCTTGGCTGGTTAGGTTCAACTGATGGAATCAAGCTTTTGTGACGGGAGTGTCGACCGTCAGACGAAAGTTCGATGATCCGCACCACCGTCGTCCTTCATAAGCTAATAGTCGTGGTAGAAGATTATGGAGAGTAGTGCAAATCTAGCCCAGCGAAAAagattcttttcattttgctGGAACATTTTTGGATTAGCCATTGCCTTTAGTAGCAATCAATAGATCGAATAGATCGATAGATCAAAACTGCTGGTTTGGATATTATCGGAATGTTTCTGCCAGCATGTACAAGACCAGAGGCGTGTCTCACTCCTCTTCAGGGGTGCGTACTGGTGCATACTCTACCAAAAGAGTTTATTTTCACTAGATGTGTCATAGTGTTATACTACGATAAATTACTGACGTCCAGTTGCCACTTTTCGTCTTCCAAGAAGGCCTTCAGATGGTCATCCAGCCACTTCATGTCCTGCTTGCTCACACCCGGACCGCCCGCCCTAGAAGGAGCTCTCAGTTAGTTTCTCTTGTATATCTCATACCGAGCTATGGGGTTCTCAAGAACGTACCAGTGACCCCAAACTGATGGGAACGGAATACAAGCCCCAATGCCTTTAGTCATATTTTGTACCTCGTATTCCGAATCCTCCGGGGGAAGTACAAGTCTGTCTTGCCTGGTAGAACAAATGTTTTGGCCTTAATACTTCTCATGGCAAGCTCAAAGTTTTTGTTATACGGCTCTTGATCTGAACAATCAGCAGCCTGCCACGTATGAAGCATGGTGAGCAAGTTCTCAGGGTCTACATAAGAGTCAGCAGATACCATGTTCTCAACGGGCAATAGCTAAACAAACCTTTGGAAAGAGCCCATGATTCCCAGAAATTTATCATAAAATCCTCAAGATTCTTGTATCCCAATTCTTTCTCATATATGGCGGAACGATAGAAGGCTTGACTAAATCCCCACCCTGCATATACTCGACCAAATGCCTTCAACCCAGagactttctcttcttcagtcCACACCCGGTACGTCTTAGCCAACTCACCAGCTGCACTGCCAGCCGATGAGGACCCCTTAGCAGCAAGTAGTGCGCTTTTGACGCCTTCGAGAAAGACTTGGTTGTGCAGCGAAGTGCGAGCGCTTCCGCAAAAGGGTACGCCTAGATCCATAAAGTCTGGATATTGTGTCAGCCACTGGTAAGTTTGTCCAGCGCCCATGCTCCATCCCAGGACCATCCGTGCGTGCTGGACGCCCAGGCCCTCGGTTACAAGTCGATATTGTGCCGTAACATTATCCTTCACGGTGATATTAGGGAACGGTTTGAGTGGGGACTCTCGAGGAATATTGGATGGACTACTGGACTGCCCATTCCCGAATATGGCTGGGATGATAATAAAATATCGACGGGGATCGAGGGCTTTGTCTTCACCAACAAGCCATTCGTTGTCTGAGATTAAACCGCTGAACCAAGAGGGGTAAATGACGGCGGGGGACGATGGATCACCAAAGGTCTTGTAGGCGATGAAGGCATTTGGAATGCTCTCGCCTGAAACGAGCTTGAAGTCTCCCAGCTGAAAGATCTTATAGTCTAGTTCGCTACCCATGATTGTTACTCTTAGTCTGATATTGACAAGTCTTGAATGTTGGTAAACGACATGGTGATGAGGCTGCGAGCAGACGCAGCTTTATTGGTTTCGAACGGCGGCCGATGAATGCCGACTAAAGGCGCTGCGCATTGTGTTTCGTCATGATAAGACATCTTCACTGTGCGTCGGGCCTGATAATGCTACCCCAATCGATGAAATGAGGGGAAGCGTCAGAAGGCGTTTGGATCACACGTGATGCAGTGCTAAAATGCATCTATCTGCTTGATAGCTGCGCTATTTAGTAAGTGATCTGCAGGTCAATCGCTCTAGAATCTCAAACCTTGATGCGCCAGATTGATGCAAAGGTTGTTTGCGATGATAACAGTTGTGGTGGCATATACCAGCAGTACTCGATGGCTCTCCACACACATACATGCATACGTGCAGCGGGGTTCTGTTGGATTGCTGGACACAACATGTAGCCCAGATAGCGGCTATTATCAGAAACTCTGAATGGACAAGTCCATCTGGCAACCTTGATAGAGTTTAATCTGTTTAATGTCGTGCCGTTTTTCGTCACTTCGATGAAAGAATTTGAGTTTCAAGATGTCTTGTCGATTGAGTCTTCTAGAATCAGGCCAACGGTGAAGATTCTCACTCAGCAGCAAATTTCCCGATCGGTCCGTCCCGTCAGCAACCTCTACGAGAAGACGGTGGGCTTCACAGACACTGGCTCATATCACATGAAGTGACCGATGTACCGAGCGATAAGCTGACAGGTGAGAaagcctcttc
It encodes:
- a CDS encoding uncharacterized protein (MEROPS:MER0044357), encoding MGSELDYKIFQLGDFKLVSGESIPNAFIAYKTFGDPSSPAVIYPSWFSGLISDNEWLVGEDKALDPRRYFIIIPAIFGNGQSSSPSNIPRESPLKPFPNITVKDNVTAQYRLVTEGLGVQHARMVLGWSMGAGQTYQWLTQYPDFMDLGVPFCGSARTSLHNQVFLEGVKSALLAAKGSSSAGSAAGELAKTYRVWTEEEKVSGLKAFGRVYAGWGFSQAFYRSAIYEKELGYKNLEDFMINFWESWALSKDPENLLTMLHTWQAADCSDQEPYNKNFELAMRSIKAKTFVLPGKTDLYFPRRIRNTRYKI
- a CDS encoding uncharacterized protein (EggNog:ENOG41), whose translation is MDKPLSTPCASQKLVSEFDDDDSRWEAVKSRNVKADGLFVYAVRSTGVYSRPTCKARLAHRFNTAFFRTSIEAQSAGFRPCKRCHPDDSAHMLADIAVSKIRAFMKKRPLGTMMGKDDTMTMLSLSQMARQAGLSKWHFHRQFKKCFGVTPVEYLRIERKAAGLATSAEVQGEKSLLECGSHIRNKPECSDGLDVATE
- a CDS encoding uncharacterized protein (BUSCO:EOG092D2AWS~TransMembrane:12 (i42-63o69-89i133-158o170-190i202-222o228-250i384-409o421-442i454-475o481-505i517-535o547-567i)), coding for MMSPPNDEGTQAPKDGPDSKTHTTNDPSAPPKKPSPSVIKGASLLIILQVASRLVTFVANQLLLRFLTAPLLALSTQLEVFYLSVLFFARESLRVAIQRQGIAGAASTNEDEAGDAAAAAAAARQEGQAVVNLGYLAVGLGSIVSVGLGWMYLASASVETLATPWLVESLWLYGVAAMVELMSEPCFVLMQTRLQFGTRATAESIATFLRCTVVFGSAVWASRKGLDIGVLPFALGQLSYGISLLVVYLVSGYRLALKTGFSLLPRQLASNQNVVFLLSYFYKPTVNLAGSMMAQSVVKHLLTQGDTFLISLFSNPEAQGVYALANNYGSLLARLLFQPVEESSRSYFSRLLSSPSLTGNGQSSPQPSSSVKEAKQNLHTILRLYILLSAIIVSIGPFAAPALLSIVAGKLWTGSGAGQVLSTYCFYIPFMGLNGITEAFVASVASEAQVHRQSFWMGIFSAVFAASAFLFMRILPLGAIGLVYANSINMLCRIIWSGAFINKFFKSHGIDFAPTSLFPTTTIAVSLSTLVLLRQLNFHEIGQDQPFATLVKIIGFAIPLLLLIVSLERKFLFECFQSIRGRRASKRE